GTGCTTGCTCTAGCTCAATGCTTTCTCCACATTATTCTTTTCCCATAACTTCTTGAACTATCTATTCCATGTTGTCTACCAGCATACATTCTTCTATGGGTTCCTTAGGGTAACTCATTGCTTTAAAGATGTTGAAGACTATTTTTTCTTCATGCAATCTCAAGACTAATTCCCCTTTCTGCACATCAATGATGGCTCGAGCAGtagctagaaatggtcttcctaggataATTGACGCGTCAACCTCTTCTTCCATGTACAGCACAACGAAATCAGTAGGGAAGATGAATTCTCCTACTTTCACTAGCAAGTCTTCCACCACCCCATATGGAAACTTAAATGTTCTGTCAGCCAATTGgagtgccattcttgttggcttggcttcctcaatcttcatcCTTCTCATCATGGTTAGGGACATAAGATTTATGCTAGCTACCAAATCACACAAAGCTTTCTCAATAGTAATGTCctctatgatgcaggggatttgaaaactccctgggtctttcAGCTTTTGAGGCAACTTCTTCTGTATGATGGCACTGCATTCCTAAGTCAATACTATGGTTTCTTTTGCCTCCCAGTTCCTCTTTTTGGTTAtaagctcctttaagaacttggcatagagtggcatttgttcTAATACCTTAGCAAATGGTATG
Above is a genomic segment from Arachis stenosperma cultivar V10309 chromosome 1, arast.V10309.gnm1.PFL2, whole genome shotgun sequence containing:
- the LOC130977145 gene encoding uncharacterized protein LOC130977145, with translation MMRRMKIEEAKPTRMALQLADRTFKFPYGVVEDLLVKVGEFIFPTDFVVLYMEEEVDASIILGRPFLATARAIIDVQKGELVLRLHEEKIVFNIFKAMSYPKEPIEECMLVDNME